Proteins from one Agelaius phoeniceus isolate bAgePho1 chromosome 10, bAgePho1.hap1, whole genome shotgun sequence genomic window:
- the IWS1 gene encoding protein IWS1 homolog isoform X2 — MDTHYYGGEQSDDGGATPVQDERDSGSDVEDEGNEQHSGSENGSVGHHSENEHSDGEDDGQGGEPHMTDSENEDNPRQKESDSDNEEPPNHNVSDSENEATHGEKDSDSDTEDRPNRHLSDSENEETLNHRASDSDNGEPPRDHSSDFENEESHKQAASDSESEELQKQPASDSESEELQKQAASDSESEEPQKQPASDSESEDVSRHKQIESEDSDGEDRKEKVQNDSHHSDNEHVRKGFQGSDSEDEAPKRRKISDSDEDEKEEEKTVKRKTAILSDSEDDNEKTPAKKVRILSDAEESDSDAASEKSDKRKKNVVSDSEEEEEEGKENAGKKKGKDLFGSDSESGNEQENLIADIFGESGDEEEEEFTGFNQEDLEEEKGDGDMKETADESDSDDNIKRGKHMDFMSDFDMMLQRKKSMSGKRRRNRDGGTFISDADDVVSAMIVKMNEAAEEDRQLNTQKKPALKKLTLLPTVVMHLKKQDLKETFIDSGVMSAIKEWLSPLPDRSLPALKIREELLKILQELPSVSQETLKHSGIGRAVMYLYKHPKESRPNKDMAGKLINEWSRPIFGLTSNYKGMTREEREQRDLEQMPHRRKMSSSGGQTPRRDLEKVLTGEEKALRPGDPGFCARARVPMPSNKDYVVRPKWNVEMESSRPGTIKRGISRLEKHKRRFAEQKRLSKVHRAIKFSIEGNRMPL, encoded by the exons aatgAACACAGTGATGGAGAAGATGATGGGCAAGGCGGAGAGCCTCATATGACAGACTCTGAAAATGAAGATAACCCAAGGCAAAAAGAAAGTGACTCAGATAATGAGGAGCCCCCAAATCACAATGTCAGTGATTCAGAAAATGAAGCAACTCATGGAGAGAAAGACAGTGACTCTGATACTGAGGACCGTCCAAACCGGCATTTAAGTGACTCTGAAAATGAAGAGACCTTAAATCATCGAGCGAGTGATTCTGACAATGGAGAACCTCCAAGGGATCACAGCAGTGATTTTGAAAATGAGGAATCACACAAGCAGGCAGCCAGTGACTCTGAGAGTGAGGAGCTCCAGAAGCAGCCAGCCAGTGACTCTGAGAGTGAGGAGCTCCAGAAGCAGGCAGCCAGCGACTCTGAGAGTGAAGAGCCTCAGAAGCAGCCAGCCAGCGACTCAGAGAGCGAGGATGTGTCCAGACACAAGCAGATAGAGTCTGAAGACAGCGATGGGGAGGACAGGAAGGAAAAGGTGCAGAATGACTCTCATCATTCAGATAATGAACATGTAAGGAAAGGATTTCAGGGCTCTGACAGTGAAGATGAAGCTCCTAAGAGACGTAAAATATCAGACAGTGATGAAGatgaaaaagaggaagaaaagacaGTGAAGAGGAAAACAGCCATCCTTTCTGATAGTGAGGATGACAATGAGAAAACAC ctgcaAAAAAGGTACGAATCCTTTCCGATGCCGAAGAATCGGACAGTGATGCTGCTTCCGAGAAATCtgacaaaaggaagaaaaatgttgtATCCGacagtgaggaggaggaagaagaaggaaaagagaatgctgggaagaaaaaagggaaagatcTGTTTGGCAGTGACAGTGAATCTGGAAATGAACAAGA GAACCTGATTGCAGATATATTTGGAGAATCTGgtgatgaggaagaggaggaatttACG GGTTTTAACCAggaggatttggaggaagagaaaggtgATGGAGACATGAAGGAGACAGCAGATGAATCAGACTCTGATGATAACATCAAAAGAGGGAAGCA CATGGACTTCATGTCAGATTTCGACATGATGCTGCAGAGGAAGAAGAGCATGAGCGGCAAGCGCAGGCGGAACCGTGATGGGGGCACTTTCATCAGTGATGCAGATGATGTGGTCAGTGCCATGATTGTGAAGATGAATGAAGCTGCTGAG GAGGATCGTCAGCTGAATACACAAAAGAAACCAGCACTAAAGAAATTAACTTTGCTACCAACTGTAGTTATGCATCTTAAAAA GCAGGATCTCAAAGAAACTTTCATCGATAGTGGTGTTATGTCTGCCATCAAAGAGTGGCTTTCTCCTCTTCCAGACCGAAGTCTGCCAGCACTAAAGATAAGAGAGGAGCTTCTGAAGATCCTGCAAGAG ctgcccagtgtgagccaggagaccctgaagCACAGCGGCATTGGACGGGCTGTGATGTACCTGTACAAACACCCCAAGGAGTCGAGACCGAACAAGGACATGGCTGGGAAGCTGATCA atgaGTGGTCTCGACCCATCTTCGGCCTTACCTCAAATTACAAAGGCATGACCAGGGAAGAGAGAGAACAGAGAGATTTGGAGCAGATGCCTCATCGAAGGAAAATGAGCAG cTCTGGTGGTCAGACTCCCCGTAGGGACCTGGAGAAAGTATTAACAGGAGAAGAAAA GGCTCTCAGGCCTGGGGACCCTGGGTTCTGTGCCCGTGCGAGGGTCCCAATGCCCTCCAACAAAGACTACGTCGTCAGGCCCAAGTGGAACGTGGAGATGGAGTCCTCCAGG CCCGGGACTATTAAGAGAGGTATTAGTCGCTTGGAAAAGCACAAGAGACGGTTTGCTGAACAGAAACGACTCAGCAAAGTGCATCGGGCCATCAAGTTCAGCATTGAAGGCAACAGGATGCCCCTGTAG
- the IWS1 gene encoding protein IWS1 homolog isoform X3 — MTDSENEDNPRQKESDSDNEEPPNHNVSDSENEATHGEKDSDSDTEDRPNRHLSDSENEETLNHRASDSDNGEPPRDHSSDFENEESHKQAASDSESEELQKQPASDSESEELQKQAASDSESEEPQKQPASDSESEDVSRHKQIESEDSDGEDRKEKVQNDSHHSDNEHVRKGFQGSDSEDEAPKRRKISDSDEDEKEEEKTVKRKTAILSDSEDDNEKTPAKKVRILSDAEESDSDAASEKSDKRKKNVVSDSEEEEEEGKENAGKKKGKDLFGSDSESGNEQENLIADIFGESGDEEEEEFTGFNQEDLEEEKGDGDMKETADESDSDDNIKRGKHMDFMSDFDMMLQRKKSMSGKRRRNRDGGTFISDADDVVSAMIVKMNEAAEEDRQLNTQKKPALKKLTLLPTVVMHLKKQDLKETFIDSGVMSAIKEWLSPLPDRSLPALKIREELLKILQELPSVSQETLKHSGIGRAVMYLYKHPKESRPNKDMAGKLINEWSRPIFGLTSNYKGMTREEREQRDLEQMPHRRKMSSSGGQTPRRDLEKVLTGEEKALRPGDPGFCARARVPMPSNKDYVVRPKWNVEMESSRFQGTSKKGVSRLDKQMRKFTDIRKKSRTAHAVKISIEGNKMPL; from the exons ATGACAGACTCTGAAAATGAAGATAACCCAAGGCAAAAAGAAAGTGACTCAGATAATGAGGAGCCCCCAAATCACAATGTCAGTGATTCAGAAAATGAAGCAACTCATGGAGAGAAAGACAGTGACTCTGATACTGAGGACCGTCCAAACCGGCATTTAAGTGACTCTGAAAATGAAGAGACCTTAAATCATCGAGCGAGTGATTCTGACAATGGAGAACCTCCAAGGGATCACAGCAGTGATTTTGAAAATGAGGAATCACACAAGCAGGCAGCCAGTGACTCTGAGAGTGAGGAGCTCCAGAAGCAGCCAGCCAGTGACTCTGAGAGTGAGGAGCTCCAGAAGCAGGCAGCCAGCGACTCTGAGAGTGAAGAGCCTCAGAAGCAGCCAGCCAGCGACTCAGAGAGCGAGGATGTGTCCAGACACAAGCAGATAGAGTCTGAAGACAGCGATGGGGAGGACAGGAAGGAAAAGGTGCAGAATGACTCTCATCATTCAGATAATGAACATGTAAGGAAAGGATTTCAGGGCTCTGACAGTGAAGATGAAGCTCCTAAGAGACGTAAAATATCAGACAGTGATGAAGatgaaaaagaggaagaaaagacaGTGAAGAGGAAAACAGCCATCCTTTCTGATAGTGAGGATGACAATGAGAAAACAC ctgcaAAAAAGGTACGAATCCTTTCCGATGCCGAAGAATCGGACAGTGATGCTGCTTCCGAGAAATCtgacaaaaggaagaaaaatgttgtATCCGacagtgaggaggaggaagaagaaggaaaagagaatgctgggaagaaaaaagggaaagatcTGTTTGGCAGTGACAGTGAATCTGGAAATGAACAAGA GAACCTGATTGCAGATATATTTGGAGAATCTGgtgatgaggaagaggaggaatttACG GGTTTTAACCAggaggatttggaggaagagaaaggtgATGGAGACATGAAGGAGACAGCAGATGAATCAGACTCTGATGATAACATCAAAAGAGGGAAGCA CATGGACTTCATGTCAGATTTCGACATGATGCTGCAGAGGAAGAAGAGCATGAGCGGCAAGCGCAGGCGGAACCGTGATGGGGGCACTTTCATCAGTGATGCAGATGATGTGGTCAGTGCCATGATTGTGAAGATGAATGAAGCTGCTGAG GAGGATCGTCAGCTGAATACACAAAAGAAACCAGCACTAAAGAAATTAACTTTGCTACCAACTGTAGTTATGCATCTTAAAAA GCAGGATCTCAAAGAAACTTTCATCGATAGTGGTGTTATGTCTGCCATCAAAGAGTGGCTTTCTCCTCTTCCAGACCGAAGTCTGCCAGCACTAAAGATAAGAGAGGAGCTTCTGAAGATCCTGCAAGAG ctgcccagtgtgagccaggagaccctgaagCACAGCGGCATTGGACGGGCTGTGATGTACCTGTACAAACACCCCAAGGAGTCGAGACCGAACAAGGACATGGCTGGGAAGCTGATCA atgaGTGGTCTCGACCCATCTTCGGCCTTACCTCAAATTACAAAGGCATGACCAGGGAAGAGAGAGAACAGAGAGATTTGGAGCAGATGCCTCATCGAAGGAAAATGAGCAG cTCTGGTGGTCAGACTCCCCGTAGGGACCTGGAGAAAGTATTAACAGGAGAAGAAAA GGCTCTCAGGCCTGGGGACCCTGGGTTCTGTGCCCGTGCGAGGGTCCCAATGCCCTCCAACAAAGACTACGTCGTCAGGCCCAAGTGGAACGTGGAGATGGAGTCCTCCAGG